A window of Costertonia aggregata contains these coding sequences:
- a CDS encoding Hsp20/alpha crystallin family protein: MSIVKRNNLMFPSLMNEIFSPDWFGGTENLNRTSPAVNIKENEKEFELEMAIPGGKKEDFNIEVDNDLLTVSSENKSENKVSEENYTRREFSYTSFKRSFTLPETIDVDKIDATYDDGVLRFVLPKKEEALPKPKRMIELS, encoded by the coding sequence ATGAGTATAGTAAAAAGAAATAATTTGATGTTTCCTTCTTTGATGAATGAAATATTCAGCCCAGATTGGTTTGGTGGAACCGAGAATTTGAACAGAACCTCTCCTGCCGTAAATATTAAGGAGAACGAAAAAGAATTTGAGTTGGAAATGGCAATCCCTGGAGGAAAGAAAGAAGACTTTAATATTGAGGTGGACAATGATTTGTTGACGGTTTCTTCGGAAAATAAATCCGAGAATAAAGTATCAGAAGAGAACTATACCCGAAGAGAATTTAGTTACACTTCTTTTAAAAGGTCGTTTACCTTGCCTGAAACTATTGATGTGGACAAAATTGATGCTACTTATGATGATGGTGTGTTAAGGTTTGTCTTGCCAAAAAAGGAAGAAGCATTACCAAAACCCAAAAGAATGATAGAACTGTCCTAA
- the sucC gene encoding ADP-forming succinate--CoA ligase subunit beta, producing the protein MNLHEYQGKQILESFGVRIQRGIVAHNAKEAVDAAKQLTQETGTGWHVIKAQVHAGGRGKGGGVKLAKNLKEVEEIAGNIIGMNLITPQTSAEGKKVHQVLVAEDVYYPGDSETNEFYMSVLLNRGTGRNMIMYSTEGGMDIEEVAEKTPHLIFTEEIDPATGLLGFQARKIAFNLGLSGTAFKEMTKFVSALYKAYVESDSSMFEINPVLKTSDDKIMAVDAKVSIDDNALFRRKQYAEMRDLREENPIEVEAGALGLNYVDLDGNVGCLVNGAGLAMATMDLIKMAGGDPANFLDVGGTADAKRVEEAFRIILKDEGVKAILVNIFGGIVRCDRVANGIVEAYKNMGDAIKVPIIVRLQGTNAEIAKEIIDNSGLAVHSAVQFQEAADKVKEVLG; encoded by the coding sequence ATGAATCTTCACGAATATCAAGGAAAACAAATTTTAGAAAGTTTTGGTGTGCGAATCCAACGTGGTATAGTTGCCCATAACGCCAAAGAGGCAGTTGATGCTGCAAAGCAACTTACCCAAGAGACCGGTACGGGTTGGCACGTGATAAAAGCACAAGTGCATGCGGGTGGCCGTGGCAAAGGCGGCGGTGTCAAGTTGGCCAAAAACTTGAAAGAAGTTGAGGAAATAGCAGGGAATATCATCGGGATGAACCTGATTACCCCACAGACCTCCGCAGAGGGTAAAAAAGTACACCAGGTATTAGTGGCCGAAGATGTATACTATCCCGGCGATAGCGAGACCAATGAATTTTATATGTCGGTTTTGTTGAATCGTGGTACTGGTCGCAACATGATTATGTATTCTACCGAAGGTGGAATGGATATCGAGGAAGTTGCCGAAAAGACTCCGCATTTGATATTTACCGAAGAAATAGATCCGGCTACCGGGCTTTTGGGATTTCAAGCACGAAAAATAGCTTTTAACCTTGGGTTGTCAGGAACAGCTTTCAAGGAAATGACAAAATTTGTCTCTGCATTGTACAAAGCATATGTTGAGAGCGATTCTAGCATGTTTGAAATAAACCCGGTTTTAAAAACATCGGACGATAAGATAATGGCCGTTGATGCCAAAGTTTCTATAGATGACAATGCCTTGTTCCGTAGAAAGCAATACGCTGAAATGCGGGATTTGAGGGAAGAAAACCCAATTGAAGTAGAAGCAGGCGCCCTGGGTTTAAATTATGTAGATTTGGATGGTAATGTTGGCTGTTTGGTTAATGGTGCAGGTTTGGCCATGGCTACAATGGATTTGATTAAAATGGCTGGTGGGGATCCGGCAAACTTCTTGGACGTAGGAGGTACAGCCGATGCAAAACGGGTCGAGGAAGCCTTTCGTATTATTTTAAAGGATGAAGGTGTTAAAGCCATATTGGTAAATATATTTGGAGGTATTGTACGTTGCGATCGTGTCGCCAACGGTATTGTTGAAGCGTATAAGAACATGGGTGACGCTATAAAAGTTCCTATCATAGTCAGGTTGCAAGGCACCAATGCTGAAATAGCAAAAGAAATTATCGATAATTCTGGTTTGGCCGTTCATTCTGCGGTACAGTTTCAAGAGGCAGCCGATAAAGTAAAAGAGGTTTTGGGTTAG
- a CDS encoding M48 family metallopeptidase has protein sequence MKQSLLLFLFFSLAINTQAQFGKLAKKGNIDAGKKLVKAATLSDEDMAVLSLQSVQWMDENNPVAEAGDPYADRLSKLVEGLENEDGLDLNFKVYRVVDVNAFATPDGSVRVMAGLMDLMTDDEILSVIGHEIGHVKLGHSKKRYQSAYSISAAKDLAVANTGAGKVLADEEIGNFVETVANAQFSQSNESASDEYGFKFLVEKGYNYHAMAGAFQKLADLSEDGGKGSLTSSHPGSAKRSARAKKWAEEQDSKK, from the coding sequence ATGAAACAATCACTACTATTATTCTTGTTTTTTTCCTTGGCCATTAATACACAGGCCCAATTTGGAAAACTGGCTAAAAAAGGCAATATAGATGCCGGTAAAAAATTGGTCAAAGCAGCTACGCTGTCCGATGAGGATATGGCAGTATTATCCCTACAATCCGTTCAATGGATGGATGAAAACAATCCTGTCGCCGAAGCAGGGGATCCTTATGCGGACCGATTGTCAAAACTTGTTGAAGGACTGGAAAACGAAGATGGCCTTGACCTAAACTTTAAAGTGTACCGTGTCGTAGACGTTAACGCCTTTGCCACTCCCGATGGGAGCGTACGGGTTATGGCCGGACTAATGGATTTGATGACCGACGACGAAATACTAAGTGTGATCGGCCATGAAATCGGGCATGTGAAATTGGGACATTCCAAAAAAAGGTACCAATCCGCTTACAGTATTTCTGCAGCGAAAGATTTGGCAGTGGCCAATACCGGTGCCGGAAAAGTATTGGCCGATGAGGAAATCGGGAACTTTGTGGAAACCGTTGCAAATGCCCAGTTTTCACAATCCAATGAATCTGCGTCTGATGAATATGGTTTTAAGTTTTTGGTAGAAAAAGGGTACAATTATCACGCCATGGCAGGTGCATTTCAAAAATTGGCCGACTTAAGCGAAGATGGCGGTAAAGGTTCCCTTACATCATCCCATCCTGGGTCTGCCAAAAGATCGGCACGAGCCAAAAAATGGGCCGAGGAACAAGATTCAAAAAAATAA
- the guaB gene encoding IMP dehydrogenase, protein MQAHLNKILGEGLTYDDVLLVPAFSEVLPREVNIQSKFTRNITINVPIVSAAMDTVTESRMAIAIAQEGGIGVLHKNMTIEQQALKVRKVKRAESGMIMDPVTLPLDSLVKDAKANMKEFSIGGIPIVDDNGKLIGIVTNRDLRFEKNNDRPISEVMTSENLVTVSEGTSLEQAEDILQENKIEKLPVVNKDNKLVGLITFRDITKLTQKPIANKDQYGRLRVAAALGVTGDAVDRAEALVNAGVDAVVIDTAHGHTKGVVAVLKEVKNKFPELDVIVGNIATGEAAKYLVEAGADAVKVGIGPGSICTTRVVAGVGFPQFSAVLEVAAAIKGSGVPVIADGGIRYTGDIPKAIAAGADTVMLGSLLAGTKESPGETIIYEGRKFKSYRGMGSVEAMKEGSKDRYFQDVEDDIKKLVPEGIVGRVPYKGELFESIHQFVGGLRAGMGYCGAKDIGTLKETGRFVKITASGINESHPHDVTITKESPNYSR, encoded by the coding sequence ATGCAAGCCCACCTTAATAAAATTCTTGGAGAAGGTCTCACGTATGATGATGTTCTTTTGGTTCCCGCATTTTCAGAAGTACTTCCAAGGGAAGTAAACATACAATCTAAATTCACACGTAACATAACCATCAATGTACCCATTGTTTCAGCAGCAATGGATACAGTTACCGAAAGTAGAATGGCCATTGCCATAGCACAAGAAGGGGGTATCGGGGTGCTACATAAAAACATGACCATTGAGCAACAGGCGTTAAAGGTAAGAAAGGTAAAACGTGCCGAAAGCGGCATGATTATGGATCCCGTAACGCTTCCATTGGATTCATTGGTCAAGGATGCCAAAGCTAATATGAAGGAATTCAGTATTGGCGGAATTCCCATAGTAGACGATAACGGAAAATTAATAGGTATCGTGACCAACCGTGACCTACGTTTTGAGAAAAATAACGATAGACCCATCTCCGAAGTAATGACATCGGAAAATTTGGTTACCGTGAGCGAGGGAACCTCATTGGAGCAGGCCGAGGATATCCTTCAAGAAAATAAAATAGAGAAGCTCCCTGTGGTCAATAAGGACAACAAATTGGTGGGGCTTATCACATTTAGGGATATTACCAAACTTACTCAGAAGCCCATTGCCAACAAAGACCAATATGGTAGGTTACGGGTAGCTGCTGCTTTAGGGGTTACAGGTGACGCGGTCGATAGGGCGGAAGCTTTGGTAAATGCAGGTGTGGATGCCGTTGTTATAGATACTGCCCATGGCCATACAAAAGGTGTCGTTGCCGTTTTAAAAGAAGTAAAGAACAAATTTCCCGAGCTAGATGTAATTGTGGGTAATATTGCTACAGGAGAAGCTGCAAAATATTTGGTGGAAGCTGGTGCAGATGCGGTAAAAGTTGGTATAGGTCCAGGTTCTATTTGTACGACCAGAGTAGTGGCAGGCGTAGGTTTTCCCCAATTTTCAGCGGTTCTGGAAGTTGCTGCCGCTATTAAAGGTTCGGGTGTACCCGTGATCGCCGATGGCGGAATTAGATATACTGGCGATATTCCAAAAGCGATTGCCGCCGGTGCGGATACGGTTATGTTGGGCTCGTTATTGGCCGGAACAAAAGAATCTCCCGGTGAGACCATTATTTATGAAGGTCGTAAATTTAAGTCGTATCGCGGTATGGGTTCTGTTGAGGCTATGAAAGAGGGCTCAAAGGACCGTTATTTTCAAGATGTTGAGGACGATATAAAAAAACTGGTACCAGAAGGCATCGTAGGCCGTGTGCCTTATAAAGGCGAACTGTTTGAAAGTATTCATCAGTTTGTGGGTGGTCTCAGAGCAGGAATGGGCTATTGTGGCGCTAAGGATATCGGTACCTTAAAGGAAACTGGTCGTTTTGTAAAGATTACGGCTAGCGGTATAAATGAAAGCCATCCGCATGATGTAACCATAACCAAGGAAAGCCCAAATTATAGTAGGTAG
- a CDS encoding LON peptidase substrate-binding domain-containing protein, translating to MKIPLFPLQSVFFPGETVPLHIFEERYKTLIDDCRREAITFGIPVYINERLEYGTEVQLVEVVNTYEGGAMDVVCVARQVFKVITFENEMDDKLYAGGIVKFLEGVNESSLEEKKSVLEKIEELYMLMGVPFTPIALDKFNSYILAHKMGLSFEQEYALLQMSKESERLSFIKKHLIVTINVLNEVNRTKKMIELNGHFKNFDPLDFKDFKV from the coding sequence ATGAAAATTCCTTTATTTCCACTTCAGTCGGTTTTCTTTCCGGGCGAAACGGTTCCCTTGCATATTTTCGAGGAACGATATAAAACATTGATCGATGATTGTAGACGTGAAGCCATTACGTTTGGTATCCCAGTTTACATTAATGAGCGACTGGAGTATGGTACCGAGGTACAGTTGGTCGAAGTTGTAAATACGTACGAAGGCGGTGCTATGGATGTGGTCTGTGTTGCCCGCCAGGTCTTTAAGGTCATTACTTTTGAGAACGAAATGGACGATAAGTTGTACGCAGGGGGCATCGTCAAGTTTTTGGAGGGCGTTAATGAAAGTTCATTGGAAGAAAAGAAAAGTGTTCTGGAAAAGATAGAAGAGCTGTATATGCTTATGGGTGTGCCTTTTACACCGATTGCTTTGGACAAGTTCAACAGCTATATTCTTGCCCATAAAATGGGCTTGTCTTTTGAGCAAGAATATGCATTGCTACAAATGAGCAAAGAGAGTGAGCGACTTTCCTTTATAAAAAAGCATTTAATAGTCACCATTAATGTGTTGAACGAGGTAAATCGCACAAAAAAAATGATTGAATTGAACGGTCATTTCAAGAACTTTGATCCTTTGGACTTCAAGGACTTTAAAGTATAG
- a CDS encoding M20/M25/M40 family metallo-hydrolase, which translates to MFARSASDSKGPAMAFITALEILDAANTKPLYNIKVIMDFQEEMGSPHLPATVASQSDLFAADMLFVMDGTRHLSNLPTLTYGARGIATAKLKVFGAHYPLHSGQYGNFAPNPVFQAAKLISGLKDDTGRVTIPGFYDGITITKKEKALLQKVPENLDSIRKRLGIAVQDQVGVNYQESLQYPSLNIRGLRSGWVGDKVRTIIPSEVLTEIDMRLVPESDGRRLMELLKTYIKENGYHLVDSIPSDKERAIYPKLASFTYKIGSKPFRTPMDSPIGNFLNKALHKVFGNNIVNMRTTGGSQPMAPFINTLNVPAVSIRIPNPDNNIHSPNENIRLGNFLEGIITCLAILDEPIPK; encoded by the coding sequence ATTTTTGCACGTTCCGCCTCTGATTCCAAAGGCCCGGCAATGGCATTTATAACCGCACTTGAAATTTTGGATGCCGCAAATACAAAGCCACTTTATAACATTAAAGTCATTATGGATTTTCAGGAGGAAATGGGCTCTCCCCATTTACCCGCTACAGTTGCATCGCAAAGCGATCTATTCGCCGCCGATATGCTTTTTGTTATGGACGGCACAAGACACCTATCCAACCTACCTACGCTTACCTACGGCGCAAGGGGAATAGCCACCGCCAAACTAAAGGTTTTTGGCGCCCATTACCCTTTGCATAGTGGACAGTATGGTAATTTTGCCCCAAATCCCGTATTCCAGGCCGCAAAACTTATCTCCGGACTAAAAGACGATACGGGAAGAGTGACCATTCCCGGTTTTTATGACGGAATAACCATTACAAAAAAAGAAAAGGCACTACTTCAAAAAGTCCCGGAAAATTTGGACAGTATACGAAAACGACTTGGTATTGCTGTACAAGACCAAGTAGGGGTAAATTATCAGGAATCCCTGCAATATCCTTCATTGAACATAAGAGGGTTACGATCTGGTTGGGTCGGGGACAAAGTTAGAACCATAATCCCCTCCGAAGTACTTACGGAAATTGATATGCGTCTAGTACCCGAATCCGATGGGAGAAGACTTATGGAACTCCTAAAAACCTACATCAAAGAAAATGGATATCATTTAGTAGACTCCATTCCCTCGGATAAAGAAAGGGCCATTTATCCCAAACTGGCGTCTTTCACCTATAAAATCGGCTCAAAACCTTTTCGAACCCCTATGGATTCGCCCATCGGTAATTTTTTGAATAAGGCATTACATAAGGTTTTTGGCAACAATATCGTTAACATGCGAACTACCGGAGGCTCTCAACCCATGGCCCCTTTTATCAACACATTAAATGTTCCTGCAGTATCAATACGCATTCCCAATCCGGATAACAACATACACAGCCCCAATGAGAATATTCGCTTGGGAAATTTTCTTGAGGGCATAATTACCTGTCTTGCCATTTTAGACGAGCCCATCCCCAAATAA
- a CDS encoding DUF1456 family protein: MTNNDIFKKLRVALMLRDDDIVEILKLVDFKISTSELGAFFRKEDHPKYMECGDQILRNFLNGLVIHLRGTKENPKKPGDALPRTTDSNISKKQKTVFKAQQRKKMNTDITNVKYKNKKKPGSGQN, encoded by the coding sequence ATGACCAATAATGATATTTTTAAAAAATTACGTGTAGCCTTAATGTTAAGGGACGATGATATTGTAGAAATTTTAAAGCTGGTCGATTTTAAGATATCCACAAGTGAACTCGGTGCATTTTTCAGAAAAGAAGACCATCCAAAATACATGGAATGTGGAGACCAGATACTTCGAAATTTTCTGAACGGTCTCGTAATTCACCTAAGAGGAACAAAAGAAAATCCAAAAAAACCGGGAGATGCCCTGCCAAGAACAACAGATTCAAACATCAGCAAAAAACAAAAAACGGTTTTTAAGGCCCAGCAACGAAAAAAAATGAATACGGATATTACGAACGTAAAATACAAGAACAAGAAAAAACCGGGTTCCGGTCAGAATTAA
- a CDS encoding thioredoxin family protein yields the protein MGLAGSAQEVKWLSWEEATSLATTDKNPKKIFVDVYTDWCGWCKKMDKDTFQNPEVAKYMSENYYMVKLDGEGKEPIEFKGKTYKFIPSGRKGYHEFAAALMQGKMSYPTTIFLDEKMNMLSPVPGYQKPEPFLNIAKYFGDNIYLEKDWKTYSKKSK from the coding sequence ATGGGCCTGGCAGGTTCGGCACAAGAAGTAAAATGGCTTTCATGGGAAGAGGCCACTTCATTGGCGACTACCGACAAGAATCCCAAAAAAATATTTGTTGACGTTTATACGGATTGGTGCGGATGGTGCAAAAAAATGGATAAGGACACTTTTCAAAATCCAGAAGTTGCCAAATACATGTCCGAGAACTACTATATGGTAAAATTGGATGGCGAAGGCAAAGAACCTATTGAGTTTAAAGGGAAAACATACAAATTCATACCATCCGGAAGAAAAGGATATCACGAATTTGCCGCTGCATTGATGCAGGGTAAAATGAGCTACCCCACTACCATATTTTTAGATGAAAAAATGAATATGCTCTCACCAGTGCCCGGGTATCAAAAACCTGAGCCTTTTTTGAATATCGCTAAATATTTTGGGGACAATATTTATTTGGAGAAAGATTGGAAGACCTATTCCAAAAAGAGCAAGTAA
- the lysA gene encoding diaminopimelate decarboxylase has product MKPSDLLKIAQTYGDPVYVYDSEKIISQFNRLTNAFKGVKKLQLNYAAKALSNITVLRLMNNLGSGLDTVSIQEVQLGLMAGFKPESIIFTPNGVSLEEIEEAAKLGVRINIDNLSVLEQFGSKHPDIPVCIRINPHVMAGGNSNISVGHIDSKFGISIHQIPHLLRIVELTKMNINGIHMHTGSDILDIDVFLYASEILFETAKNFKNLDFIDFGSGFKVPYKEGDIETNVEELGEKLTTRFNEFCKVYGKELTLAFEPGKFLVSEAGYFLAKVNVVKQTTSTVFASVDSGFNHLIRPMLYGSTHQISNISNPKGRERYYSVVGYICETDTFGNNRRINEISEGDILCFKNAGAYCFTMASNYNSRFRPPEVLWHNGKAILIRERETFDDLIKNQVDVKDLFSTKKEKATVK; this is encoded by the coding sequence ATGAAACCATCAGATTTACTCAAAATAGCGCAAACCTACGGAGACCCTGTGTACGTGTATGATTCCGAGAAAATCATATCCCAATTCAATAGATTGACCAACGCCTTTAAAGGAGTCAAAAAATTACAGCTTAATTATGCGGCGAAAGCACTTTCAAACATTACCGTGTTACGTTTAATGAACAATTTGGGAAGTGGTTTGGACACCGTATCCATACAAGAGGTACAACTGGGTTTAATGGCCGGCTTTAAGCCAGAATCCATCATTTTTACGCCAAACGGCGTTTCGTTGGAAGAAATAGAAGAGGCCGCAAAGCTAGGGGTTCGTATCAATATTGACAACCTATCGGTTTTGGAACAGTTTGGAAGCAAGCATCCCGATATTCCCGTATGTATACGGATAAACCCGCACGTAATGGCAGGTGGAAATTCAAATATTTCCGTAGGGCATATTGATTCAAAATTTGGTATTAGCATACACCAAATTCCACATCTGCTTCGCATCGTGGAGCTCACCAAAATGAACATCAATGGCATTCATATGCATACGGGCAGTGATATTCTGGATATTGATGTTTTTCTTTACGCATCCGAAATATTGTTCGAGACCGCCAAAAACTTCAAAAACCTGGACTTTATCGATTTTGGTAGTGGCTTCAAAGTACCTTACAAGGAAGGGGATATCGAAACCAATGTTGAGGAGTTGGGCGAGAAGTTGACTACTAGATTTAATGAATTTTGCAAAGTATACGGTAAAGAATTGACCCTCGCCTTTGAGCCCGGAAAGTTTTTAGTAAGTGAAGCGGGCTACTTTTTGGCAAAGGTAAATGTCGTAAAACAAACAACCTCTACCGTTTTCGCCAGTGTTGATTCGGGTTTTAACCATCTCATACGTCCTATGCTTTATGGCTCGACCCACCAAATTAGCAATATCTCGAATCCCAAGGGAAGAGAAAGGTACTACTCCGTTGTGGGATATATTTGTGAAACGGACACATTTGGCAACAATCGTAGAATAAATGAAATCTCCGAAGGGGATATTCTTTGTTTTAAAAACGCAGGCGCCTATTGTTTTACCATGGCGAGCAATTACAACTCAAGGTTTAGGCCACCCGAGGTGCTTTGGCATAATGGAAAAGCGATACTGATAAGGGAACGCGAAACTTTTGACGACCTGATTAAAAATCAGGTAGATGTGAAAGACCTCTTCAGCACCAAAAAGGAAAAAGCCACGGTTAAATAA
- the uvrB gene encoding excinuclease ABC subunit UvrB, protein MKFKVVSEFKPTGDQPQAIKQLVDGINANERYQTLLGVTGSGKTFTVANVVESVQKPTLVLAHNKTLAAQLYSEFKQFFPENAVEYFVSYYDYYQPEAYIPTSGTYIEKDLSINEDIEKLRLSATSSLLSGRRDVLVIASVSCLYGIGNPVEFQKNVIHIQKDQIISRTKFLHQLVQSLYSRTTVDFRNGNFRVKGDVVDVFPSYADHAFRIHFSGDEIEEIEAFDPFNNTVLEVYENLNIYPANMFVTSPDVLQNAIHQIQDDLVHQIDYFKEIGKPLEAKRLEERTNFDLEMIRELGYCSGIENYSRYLDGREPGTRPFCLLDYFPNDYLMVIDESHVTIPQVHAMYGGDRSRKENLVEYGFRLPAAMDNRPLKFEEFEALQNQVLYVSATPADYELELSQGVYVEQVIRPTGLLDPIIEVRPSLNQIDDLVEEIQQRVEKDERTLVTTLTKRMAEELAKYLTRINIRCRYIHSDVDTLERVEIMQDLRKGIFDVLIGVNLLREGLDLPEVSLVAIIDADKEGFLRSNRSLTQTVGRAARHLNGKAIMYADKITDSMQKTIDETNYRREKQITYNTVNNITPTALNKSLDNVLSKNSVSTYHFEKEELRAAEPELEYMTKDQIEKMIREKRKAMEKAAKELDFMQAAKLRDEIKVLQKQD, encoded by the coding sequence ATGAAGTTTAAAGTAGTTTCCGAGTTTAAACCAACTGGCGATCAGCCCCAAGCCATAAAACAATTGGTCGATGGTATAAATGCCAACGAAAGGTATCAAACCTTACTGGGAGTCACAGGCTCAGGGAAAACTTTTACCGTGGCCAATGTTGTGGAAAGTGTGCAAAAACCTACTTTGGTCTTGGCGCATAACAAAACACTTGCGGCGCAGTTATATTCGGAGTTCAAACAATTTTTTCCTGAAAATGCGGTTGAATATTTCGTTTCCTACTATGATTACTATCAACCCGAAGCATATATTCCCACAAGTGGCACGTATATCGAAAAAGATCTCTCCATCAATGAGGATATTGAAAAGCTACGTTTAAGCGCTACCTCTTCCCTGCTTTCTGGAAGAAGGGATGTTTTGGTCATTGCATCAGTTTCTTGTTTATACGGTATCGGGAACCCCGTAGAATTTCAAAAAAATGTGATACACATACAAAAAGACCAGATTATTTCACGAACCAAATTTCTACATCAATTGGTACAGAGCCTGTATTCAAGGACTACGGTAGATTTTAGGAACGGGAACTTTAGGGTAAAGGGAGATGTCGTAGATGTTTTTCCAAGCTATGCAGACCATGCGTTTAGGATTCATTTTTCTGGCGATGAGATAGAGGAAATAGAAGCTTTTGACCCGTTCAACAATACGGTCTTGGAGGTTTATGAGAACCTGAACATATATCCGGCGAATATGTTCGTTACCTCACCCGATGTACTCCAAAACGCCATTCATCAAATTCAGGATGACTTGGTTCATCAGATAGATTATTTTAAAGAAATAGGAAAACCGTTAGAAGCTAAAAGACTTGAAGAACGTACCAATTTTGACCTCGAAATGATACGTGAGCTTGGGTATTGTTCCGGTATCGAGAATTATTCAAGATATCTGGACGGGCGAGAACCCGGAACACGGCCCTTTTGTTTATTGGACTACTTTCCCAACGATTATTTAATGGTAATCGATGAAAGCCATGTTACCATTCCCCAAGTACATGCCATGTATGGCGGCGATAGATCGCGCAAAGAGAATCTGGTAGAATACGGTTTTAGGTTACCAGCAGCCATGGACAATAGGCCTTTAAAGTTTGAGGAATTTGAAGCTTTACAAAATCAGGTACTGTATGTGAGTGCCACACCGGCTGATTATGAACTGGAATTGAGCCAAGGCGTATATGTGGAGCAGGTTATTCGCCCAACAGGTCTGTTGGACCCCATTATCGAGGTCAGACCCAGTCTCAATCAAATTGACGATCTGGTCGAAGAAATTCAGCAAAGGGTCGAAAAAGATGAACGGACCTTGGTGACGACCTTGACCAAAAGAATGGCGGAAGAATTGGCAAAATACTTGACACGAATCAATATTAGGTGTCGCTACATACATAGCGATGTGGATACCTTGGAACGGGTAGAAATTATGCAGGACCTTAGAAAAGGTATTTTTGATGTTTTGATAGGTGTAAATTTATTAAGGGAAGGATTAGATCTACCCGAGGTGTCATTGGTCGCCATAATAGATGCCGATAAAGAAGGTTTTTTAAGAAGCAACAGATCATTGACGCAAACCGTGGGAAGGGCAGCCAGACATCTGAACGGCAAAGCAATCATGTATGCCGATAAAATAACGGACAGTATGCAAAAAACCATTGATGAAACCAATTATCGTAGAGAAAAACAAATTACTTACAATACAGTAAACAATATCACGCCGACGGCCTTGAACAAGAGTTTGGACAACGTCTTGTCCAAAAACTCCGTATCTACATATCACTTTGAAAAGGAAGAATTACGTGCTGCAGAACCTGAGTTGGAATACATGACCAAAGATCAAATCGAAAAAATGATCCGTGAAAAAAGGAAGGCTATGGAGAAAGCTGCTAAGGAGTTGGATTTTATGCAGGCCGCTAAGTTACGTGATGAAATAAAAGTACTTCAAAAACAAGATTGA
- a CDS encoding zinc-binding metallopeptidase family protein: MLKSFLFFALFTSFIHIGNSQSLSASKIKILAKEKLPEALENFNDFLKIPNDGHYPIQVKNNLKWCDSVFSKLKFDTKILKTKGAPLLFAEKKISAKKKTVLFYLQIDGQPVDTSKWNQANPFVPVLKANKNSTWEIIDFDRLQTEFDPDW; this comes from the coding sequence ATGCTAAAATCATTTTTATTTTTTGCACTCTTCACTTCATTTATCCACATAGGAAATTCGCAATCTTTATCAGCCTCAAAAATTAAAATTTTAGCCAAAGAAAAACTTCCTGAAGCTTTAGAGAACTTCAATGATTTTCTTAAAATACCAAACGATGGCCACTACCCTATCCAAGTTAAAAATAATTTAAAATGGTGTGATTCCGTTTTTTCAAAATTAAAATTTGACACCAAAATCCTAAAGACCAAAGGAGCGCCCTTACTTTTTGCGGAGAAAAAAATCAGCGCTAAAAAAAAGACCGTTCTCTTTTATCTTCAAATTGACGGACAACCCGTTGACACCTCAAAATGGAATCAGGCAAATCCATTTGTCCCCGTTTTGAAAGCGAACAAAAACAGCACTTGGGAGATTATCGATTTTGATAGATTACAAACCGAATTTGATCCCGATTGGTGA